The following are encoded in a window of Bradyrhizobium sp. WBOS07 genomic DNA:
- a CDS encoding acyl-CoA dehydrogenase family protein, giving the protein MGSLALSRVDVLDQPAPSIAGEVARIAREQLAPLAAGIDDGSVYPAEVLRNFGAVGAWGSHVPHEGPADLRCAIQTMAAIGEVCGATAFMAWCQDTLVWYAANSTNMKLAKRFGDAFSTGRVLGGTGLSNPMKSFFGIEKLKLKGRKVEGGYIVRGALPWVSNLGPDHYFGTIFEREDDQGTASGEPGIASGEPGTVMFLADCSDPAITLTPCKPFLAMDGTGTYGVQFRDVFVPDELILADPAGPFVKKIRAGFILLQAGMALGLIKDCINIMGEVDGPLGHINRYLPQQPVHFGDLAAEIEAETMALARDPYNEEETYWRKVIALRLRAGEASVAAAHAAMLHCGARGYLKGHRAQRRLREAYFIAIVTPATKQLRKMLADS; this is encoded by the coding sequence ATGGGTTCACTGGCTTTATCGCGGGTCGACGTTCTGGATCAGCCCGCACCGTCCATTGCAGGCGAGGTGGCGCGGATCGCGCGGGAGCAGCTCGCCCCGCTCGCCGCCGGCATCGACGACGGTTCGGTCTATCCGGCCGAGGTGCTGCGCAACTTCGGCGCGGTCGGCGCCTGGGGCAGTCACGTGCCCCACGAAGGTCCCGCCGATCTGCGCTGCGCCATCCAGACGATGGCGGCGATCGGCGAGGTCTGCGGCGCCACCGCCTTCATGGCCTGGTGCCAGGACACGCTGGTCTGGTACGCCGCCAACTCGACCAATATGAAACTGGCGAAACGCTTCGGCGATGCGTTCTCGACCGGCCGGGTGCTCGGCGGCACCGGGCTCTCCAACCCGATGAAGAGCTTCTTCGGCATCGAGAAGCTCAAGCTGAAGGGGCGCAAGGTCGAGGGCGGCTATATCGTGCGCGGCGCGCTGCCCTGGGTCTCCAATCTCGGCCCGGACCATTATTTCGGCACCATCTTCGAGCGTGAGGACGACCAGGGCACCGCGAGCGGCGAGCCCGGCATCGCAAGCGGCGAGCCCGGCACCGTGATGTTCCTGGCCGATTGCTCGGATCCCGCAATCACGCTGACGCCGTGCAAGCCCTTCCTCGCCATGGACGGCACCGGCACCTATGGCGTGCAGTTTCGCGACGTCTTTGTGCCGGACGAGCTGATCCTCGCCGATCCCGCCGGGCCCTTCGTCAAGAAGATCCGCGCCGGCTTCATCCTGCTGCAGGCCGGCATGGCGCTCGGACTGATCAAGGACTGCATCAACATCATGGGCGAGGTTGACGGTCCCCTCGGTCATATCAACCGTTATCTGCCGCAGCAGCCGGTGCATTTCGGCGATCTCGCCGCCGAGATCGAGGCCGAGACCATGGCGCTGGCGCGCGACCCCTACAATGAGGAGGAGACCTACTGGCGCAAGGTGATCGCGCTGCGCTTGCGCGCCGGCGAGGCCAGCGTCGCGGCGGCGCATGCGGCGATGCTGCATTGTGGCGCGCGCGGCTATTTGAAGGGCCATCGCGCGCAGCGGCGCCTGCGCGAGGCCTATTTCATCGCGATCGTCACGCCGGCCACCAAGCAGCTGCGCAAGATGCTCGCTGATTCCTGA
- a CDS encoding OsmC family protein, producing the protein MTAVVQKTVLTGCLAPIDKNGLEQLIANGKANPKVVKTLKCKTVAEGKFRHANYIRNLPPYIVDEPPGLLGDDTAPNPSEASLAALGSCLAVGLHANAVHRGWIVNKLELELEGDLNITAVWGTGDTSDKPVGFTDVRVKVDMECEGIAQDEINALVAHVKKWSPVANTFTRPVNLEVGI; encoded by the coding sequence ATGACTGCGGTCGTTCAGAAGACAGTGCTGACGGGGTGCCTCGCGCCCATCGACAAGAATGGGCTCGAGCAGCTGATCGCCAACGGCAAGGCGAATCCGAAGGTGGTCAAGACCTTGAAGTGCAAGACGGTCGCGGAAGGAAAATTCCGTCACGCCAACTACATCCGCAACCTGCCGCCCTACATCGTCGACGAGCCGCCGGGGCTGCTCGGCGACGACACCGCACCCAATCCGTCGGAAGCCTCGCTCGCCGCGCTCGGCTCCTGCCTCGCCGTCGGCCTGCACGCCAACGCCGTGCACCGCGGCTGGATCGTCAACAAGCTCGAGCTCGAGCTCGAAGGCGACCTCAACATCACCGCGGTCTGGGGCACCGGCGACACCTCGGACAAGCCGGTCGGCTTCACCGACGTGCGCGTCAAGGTCGACATGGAATGCGAAGGCATCGCGCAAGACGAGATCAACGCACTGGTCGCCCATGTGAAGAAATGGTCGCCGGTCGCCAACACCTTCACCCGGCCGGTCAATCTCGAGGTCGGCATCTAG
- a CDS encoding TetR/AcrR family transcriptional regulator codes for MAKTSSKKTSPHAAIGDDESARGRLLSAASHLFCKNGINATGIDAIIEEAGTAKTTLYKLFGSKTNLVNAVLESEGKQWREWFIAAMEQGGGDAQAKLTRIFPALKSWFAEKRFYGCPFINAVGEHDKDAKQFRNIALKHKKIVLGHIEKLAGELGSSEPAVLAHQLGLLIDGAIVAAMISRDPGVADTAALTAGPLLGQSKAKKKRAAEQLETA; via the coding sequence ATGGCAAAGACGTCATCGAAGAAGACCTCGCCCCACGCCGCCATCGGCGACGACGAATCCGCGCGCGGGCGCCTGCTCAGCGCCGCGTCGCATCTGTTCTGCAAGAATGGAATCAACGCCACCGGCATCGATGCGATCATCGAGGAGGCCGGCACCGCGAAGACCACGCTCTACAAATTGTTCGGCTCCAAGACCAATCTCGTCAACGCGGTGCTGGAAAGCGAAGGCAAGCAGTGGCGCGAATGGTTCATCGCCGCCATGGAGCAAGGCGGCGGCGACGCGCAGGCCAAGCTGACGCGCATCTTCCCGGCGCTGAAGAGCTGGTTCGCCGAAAAGCGGTTCTACGGCTGCCCCTTCATCAACGCGGTCGGCGAGCACGACAAGGACGCCAAACAGTTTCGCAACATCGCGCTGAAGCACAAGAAGATCGTGCTCGGCCACATCGAGAAGCTCGCCGGCGAGCTCGGCTCGAGCGAGCCCGCCGTGCTGGCGCACCAGCTCGGCCTCCTCATCGACGGCGCCATCGTCGCCGCGATGATCTCGCGCGACCCGGGCGTCGCCGATACGGCGGCACTAACGGCAGGCCCCCTGCTCGGCCAGTCCAAGGCGAAGAAGAAGCGCGCAGCGGAGCAATTGGAGACGGCGTGA
- a CDS encoding LysR family transcriptional regulator, with protein sequence MLDVLTLDQLRTFVTVAESGSFRSAAVQLSRVQSAISHAIANLEAELGLTLFDRAGHRPVLTAEGRSLLENARDILLRVDAMRARARGLGEGVELELSLTVDTLFPINRVGAALTEMRAGYPSVSIRLAVEPLGGPITSLIDKRSSLAIVVGEDFRDPRIALEAISSVEQVAVVSVKHPLARRQSRNRISLQDLADHLQIVLSDPTPLTEGRMFGVLSPQTCRVTNQDTKHAMILAGLGWGRLPFWQVARDLRERRLVRLATTALGRRSQVAAEAYLAHRLDEPLGPAAMAFRQALLQLAEP encoded by the coding sequence GTGCTGGACGTTCTGACGCTGGATCAGCTGCGCACATTCGTAACCGTGGCGGAAAGCGGAAGCTTCCGCTCGGCCGCGGTTCAGCTATCGCGTGTTCAGTCCGCCATCAGCCATGCCATTGCCAACCTCGAGGCTGAGCTGGGCCTGACGCTGTTCGACCGCGCGGGTCATCGGCCCGTCCTGACGGCCGAGGGCCGGTCACTGCTGGAGAACGCTCGCGACATTCTCCTCAGGGTGGACGCGATGCGAGCGAGAGCCCGCGGTCTCGGCGAGGGAGTCGAACTCGAGCTCTCATTGACGGTCGACACATTGTTTCCGATCAACAGGGTTGGAGCGGCACTAACGGAGATGCGCGCCGGCTATCCCTCGGTTTCGATCAGGCTTGCAGTCGAGCCTCTGGGTGGACCGATCACGTCGCTGATCGACAAGCGCAGTTCGCTGGCGATCGTGGTGGGCGAGGATTTCCGCGACCCGCGGATCGCGCTCGAGGCGATCTCATCGGTCGAGCAGGTTGCCGTCGTTTCCGTTAAGCACCCATTGGCGAGGCGGCAATCGCGCAACAGGATCAGCCTTCAGGATCTGGCGGATCATCTGCAGATCGTTCTGTCCGATCCGACACCGTTGACCGAAGGGCGCATGTTCGGTGTGCTTTCGCCCCAGACCTGCCGGGTCACCAATCAGGACACCAAGCATGCGATGATTCTCGCCGGCCTCGGCTGGGGCCGCCTGCCGTTCTGGCAGGTGGCGCGCGATCTGAGGGAGAGGCGCCTTGTGCGCCTTGCCACCACCGCCCTCGGACGCCGCAGCCAGGTTGCCGCAGAAGCCTATCTCGCTCACCGGCTCGACGAGCCGCTCGGGCCAGCCGCAATGGCTTTCCGCCAGGCCTTGCTGCAGCTGGCCGAGCCGTAG
- the wrbA gene encoding NAD(P)H:quinone oxidoreductase, with translation MTKVLVLYYSSYGHVEAMAEEVAGGVRDAGAAAIVKRIPELVPGDVAQRAGYKLDQPAEIAAVAELPEYDAIIFGTPTRFGNMASQMKNFLDQCGGLWFENKLVGKVGSVFTSTGSQHGGQESTILSVHTVLLHLGMVVVGLPYTFKGQMRMDEVTGCSPYGASTLADDGSGGDRRPSANELAGARFQGRHVAVIARALAAARLKEAA, from the coding sequence ATGACGAAGGTATTGGTGCTGTACTACTCGTCCTACGGTCACGTCGAGGCGATGGCTGAAGAGGTTGCCGGCGGCGTGCGAGACGCTGGAGCCGCCGCCATCGTCAAGCGCATTCCGGAGCTGGTTCCCGGCGATGTGGCGCAACGGGCCGGCTACAAGCTCGATCAACCCGCCGAAATCGCTGCGGTGGCCGAGCTACCCGAATACGACGCGATCATCTTCGGCACGCCGACGCGCTTTGGCAACATGGCCTCCCAGATGAAGAACTTCCTGGACCAGTGCGGCGGCCTCTGGTTCGAGAACAAGCTGGTGGGCAAGGTCGGCAGTGTCTTCACGTCCACGGGCAGCCAGCACGGCGGTCAGGAAAGCACCATTCTCTCCGTGCACACCGTGTTGCTGCACCTCGGCATGGTCGTGGTCGGGCTGCCCTACACATTCAAGGGACAGATGCGCATGGACGAGGTTACCGGATGCTCGCCTTACGGTGCATCGACCCTCGCCGACGACGGCAGCGGCGGGGATCGGCGTCCCAGCGCCAATGAGCTGGCAGGGGCACGCTTTCAGGGACGCCATGTCGCCGTGATTGCTCGCGCCTTGGCCGCTGCACGGCTCAAGGAAGCGGCTTGA
- a CDS encoding CynX/NimT family MFS transporter, translated as MTAAAPAPSLRDGHRHVVSVAVGSGVVAAIQVGKTAIAAPMLQKDLGLDLAAAGWLTGILAVLGLLGGIPAGSLVARAGDRQSLILGLGLLILGAVIGALAAGYAVLLASRVLEGAGFLLIIVAGPAILNRIAPVGQQDVPFALWSCFMPAGIALAMLVGTFFSDWRALWWGSAGLAALAMAAAWTSIPAAPKRISASWRRTMSDAMRVAASKGPLLLAGCFALYSLMFFALFSFIPVLLMERMNISHSTAGMLSALATASNIMGNVSAGYLLARGARRSVLLVAAYLAMGFSAPGIFLQIFGDTPTLLLCIMFSAVGGLIPAVLISSIPLLAPSAALIPVVTGLVMQGSNLGQVAGPVAVGSAVEAYGWTAALAIMLIAALLAAIVTASARFGDSTPR; from the coding sequence ATGACGGCGGCAGCACCTGCGCCGTCCTTGCGGGATGGACACCGGCATGTGGTGAGCGTCGCGGTAGGCTCCGGTGTCGTTGCCGCAATCCAGGTGGGGAAGACCGCCATCGCCGCGCCCATGCTGCAAAAGGACTTGGGCCTTGATCTCGCCGCTGCCGGCTGGCTGACCGGGATACTGGCTGTTCTCGGCCTGTTGGGCGGCATCCCCGCCGGCTCCCTCGTGGCTCGCGCTGGAGATCGGCAAAGTCTCATTCTCGGCCTCGGGCTGCTCATCCTCGGAGCCGTCATCGGCGCGCTCGCAGCCGGTTATGCGGTGCTTCTCGCATCGCGCGTCCTGGAGGGGGCAGGATTTCTTCTGATCATCGTTGCGGGGCCGGCAATCCTGAACAGAATAGCTCCGGTCGGGCAACAAGACGTTCCCTTTGCCCTGTGGAGTTGTTTCATGCCGGCCGGCATTGCGCTCGCGATGCTGGTCGGGACGTTCTTCAGCGACTGGCGCGCCCTGTGGTGGGGCAGTGCCGGTCTTGCAGCGCTCGCCATGGCTGCCGCGTGGACGAGTATTCCGGCGGCCCCGAAGCGCATCTCGGCATCGTGGAGACGCACGATGTCGGATGCGATGCGCGTGGCGGCAAGCAAGGGCCCGCTTCTGCTGGCCGGATGCTTTGCCCTCTACAGCCTGATGTTCTTCGCGCTGTTCAGCTTCATCCCGGTGCTGCTGATGGAGCGGATGAACATTTCCCATAGCACCGCCGGCATGCTCAGTGCTCTCGCCACCGCAAGCAATATCATGGGCAATGTCTCTGCCGGTTACCTGCTCGCGCGCGGTGCCCGGCGTTCAGTGCTGCTCGTTGCGGCCTATCTGGCGATGGGGTTTTCAGCTCCTGGAATCTTCCTGCAGATCTTCGGCGATACCCCCACGCTTCTGCTGTGCATCATGTTCTCGGCGGTCGGCGGCCTGATCCCGGCCGTCCTGATCTCATCGATCCCGTTGCTCGCGCCATCCGCCGCACTCATTCCTGTGGTCACCGGCCTGGTGATGCAAGGCAGCAATCTCGGCCAAGTGGCCGGACCTGTCGCGGTCGGAAGTGCTGTGGAGGCCTATGGGTGGACAGCCGCACTGGCCATCATGCTGATCGCCGCGCTGCTTGCCGCCATTGTCACCGCGTCCGCCCGCTTCGGCGACAGCACGCCCCGCTGA